Within the candidate division KSB1 bacterium genome, the region GGTTTAAGCGCGGCACGAAGCTCCTCCAACATGGCAGTGAGGGCTGCGCAGCGGGGCGATCAATCGTAATACTCTAGCCCCAGATGCGTAATGAGCTCTTCGCCCTGCAGATGGCGCAAGGTGTTCTTCAGCTTCATGAGCTGGATGAAGAGATCGTGCTCGGGATAGAGATTGGGCGCGGTCTGCGGGCTTTTGAAATAGAAGGACAGCCACTCCTGAATGCCCTTCATGCCGGCACGCTTCGCCAGATCGAGAAAGAGCACGAGATCGAGCACTATGGGCGCGGCCAGAATACTGTCGCGGCACAGGAAATCGATTTTGATCTGCATGGGATAGCCCAGCCAGCCGAAGATGTCGATGTTGTCCCAGCTTTCCTTGTTGTCGCCGCGCGGCGGATAGTAATTGATCCGCACTTTGTGATAGAAATCCTTGTAGAGCTGCGGGTAGACCTCCGGCTGCAGGATGTATTCCAGCACCGAGAGCTTGCTCTCTTCTTTGGTCTTGAAGGAGTAGGGATCATCCAGGACTTCGCCGTCGCGGTTGCCCAAAATGTTGGTGGAAAACCAGCCGGAGAGGCCGAGCAGCCGCGCTTTCAAACCGGGCGCGAGGATGGTTTTCATCAGCGTTTGCCCGGTTTTGAAATCCTTGCCGCAGATCGGCGTTTCGGTTTGCCGGGCCAGCTCCACGAGCGCCGGGATGTCGGCGGTGAGATTGGGCGCGCCGTTGCCATAGGGAATGCCCTCTTTGATGGCGGCATAGGCATAAATCATGCTCGGCGCGATGGCGGGATGATTTTCGCGCAGCCCCTGCTCGAACGCCGCCAGCGACTGATGCACCGGCTCGGGCTGCAGATAGATTTCCGTGCTGCCACACCACAACATCACCAGACGGTCGAGATTGTGCCGGGCTTTGAAGTCGAGGATGTCATCGCGCACCATCTGCGCCAGCTCCCACTTGGTGTCGGCCTGCTTGACGTGGGTGCCGGAAAGGCGGCGAACGTAATCATTATGAAACACTGCCTTCCACGGCTTGATGGCGCTGAGTGCATCTTTGATGGGGTCGAGATCCTTGCGGTCGAGCACGCCGGCTTTCCTGGCGGCGACATAGCAATCATCTTCAAAAATGTCCCAGCCGCCAAAGACCAGGTCATTGAGATTGGCGAGCGGCACAAAATCTTTGATCAAGGGTGTGCGCTTTTCGGTGCGCTTGCCGAGCCGGATGGTGCCCATTTGCGTGAGTGAGCCAAAAGGTTGCGCCAGCCCGCGGCGCACGGCCTCGACACCGGCAATAAACGTGGTGGTGACGGCGCCCATGCCGGGGATCAAGACACCGAGCTTGCCGGTGGGGGCCTTGATTTTTACTGGGGAATTAGTCAAAACTGCCTCCATTTCCTGAAAACAAATTGTTGTACAGCCTGTCATGATTTAACCATTGCAACCGCACGGCCCCACAGCGCCGCGCAGCCGGGCCAGACCCGGGTAAAGGCCGGGGTGGCACTCACTTTTGGGTGACGGGCAAGAGTTCGTTTTTCGAGCCGTTTTCCATCGCCCAGATGTGATAGAGCCGTTGAATCGCAGTGAAATTGGCGAGAATCGCGATGGCGATGATCACCCAGGTCAGCACGTGTTCGCCCAGGAGCGCGCCAAAACCGAGCGAGACCACCCGCTCCGGCCGCTGCATGATGCCAACCTTGCATTCCAGCCCCAGGCCTTCCGCACGGGCACGAATGTAGCTGACCATCATTGAGCCCCCGAGCGCCACCGCGACCGCCACCGGCCGCCAGAGCGCGCGCGGATCGATGTTGACATAGAAATAAGCCAGGCCAAAAAACATGAACACTTCAGAGTAGCGGTCGAGCGCCGAATCGTAGAGGGCGCCGAATTTGGTCACACGATTGGTGGCCCGCGCCACCCGGCCGTCGATGATGTCGAACGTTCCCGCCAGCAGCACGGCGAGGCCTGCCAGCCGCAGCTCGCCAATGGCAAACAGGTAGGTGGTGCCCACGCTCAACACAAAGCCGATGGTCGTAAACCAGTTGGGATTGAGATGGTGGGAGATAAAATAATCGACGATCGGGGTGATGAGCCTGAGATACCAGTTCTTCAGGCCGTCCGGTAAGATGTTGATTTTCACAGCAGTGTTCCATCCCTCTCTTGGTGAATAAACTCCCTTCTACCTTGTCCGGCCGGGGGCGCGAGCCTGCTTCGCCGCCCGGCCTCGTGAGGTGTTGCTCCCCGCCTGCGGCGTGGGGCAGCTTCCTGCGTTCCTGCGGCATGGCTGTCCCCGGCCTCAAAAATTTTC harbors:
- a CDS encoding CDP-alcohol phosphatidyltransferase family protein — protein: MKINILPDGLKNWYLRLITPIVDYFISHHLNPNWFTTIGFVLSVGTTYLFAIGELRLAGLAVLLAGTFDIIDGRVARATNRVTKFGALYDSALDRYSEVFMFFGLAYFYVNIDPRALWRPVAVAVALGGSMMVSYIRARAEGLGLECKVGIMQRPERVVSLGFGALLGEHVLTWVIIAIAILANFTAIQRLYHIWAMENGSKNELLPVTQK
- a CDS encoding inositol-3-phosphate synthase, producing MEAVLTNSPVKIKAPTGKLGVLIPGMGAVTTTFIAGVEAVRRGLAQPFGSLTQMGTIRLGKRTEKRTPLIKDFVPLANLNDLVFGGWDIFEDDCYVAARKAGVLDRKDLDPIKDALSAIKPWKAVFHNDYVRRLSGTHVKQADTKWELAQMVRDDILDFKARHNLDRLVMLWCGSTEIYLQPEPVHQSLAAFEQGLRENHPAIAPSMIYAYAAIKEGIPYGNGAPNLTADIPALVELARQTETPICGKDFKTGQTLMKTILAPGLKARLLGLSGWFSTNILGNRDGEVLDDPYSFKTKEESKLSVLEYILQPEVYPQLYKDFYHKVRINYYPPRGDNKESWDNIDIFGWLGYPMQIKIDFLCRDSILAAPIVLDLVLFLDLAKRAGMKGIQEWLSFYFKSPQTAPNLYPEHDLFIQLMKLKNTLRHLQGEELITHLGLEYYD